The DNA window TACCAGAATACTAAGTGGAATTGTGACAAGGGCAATGATTGTTAATTTCCAACTAATCGTAAGCATTAAAATGAAAACACCAACAAGCGTTAACAAACTCGTAATGATTTGAATCAAACTTTGCTGGAGAGTTCCCGCAATATTATCCATATCATTAACCATTCGACTCATAATGTCCCCATTATTATGAGTATCGTAATATTTAATTGGCACCCGGCGCATTTTCTCTTCAAAATCTTGACGCAAATTGTAAATAACACGTTGCGATACTCGTGTCATAATTTGTAATTGGAGGAAACTAAATAGTCCAGAGAACAAATAAAGCAAAATGACTGTAATTCCAATTTGCCAAATCCGGGTAAAGTTAATTGGAAGGGTACTTAAGTGGGCACCAGCTTTCATTTCTGCATACCCTTTAAGCATTCCATCATAAATGATCGTAGTAGCTTCACCAAGAATTTTTGGTGCTAAGATTGACAAAATAACAGAAATAACAGCTAAGAGAATTGAAACAATAACCCCAACTCGCCATGGTCGTAAATAGGCAATTAATCGCTTTGTGGTTGGCCAAAAGTGTTGAGCCTGTTCAGGTACTTGTGGCCCTCTACGCACGATCAACATCCCCTTTCTCGACTTGTGACTTAATTATTTGTTGGTAAGTTTCATTATGTGCTTTTAATTCTTGGTGAGTTCCTTGACCAACTACCCGTCCTTCTTCAAGCACAATAATTTGATCAGCATCAACAACAGTAGAGATTCGCTGGGCCACGATAACCGTTACGGCACGTTGAATTTGTGGGTCTTTTGCTAAAGCAGCCCGGAGTTTTGCATCAGTTTCAAAATCCAAGGCCGAAAATGAGTCATCAAAAACATAAATCGATGCGGGCTTAATAATTGTTCGAGCAATCGCTAACCGTTGGCGTTGACCACCAGAAAAGTTACTCCCGTTTTGCTCAACAACTGCGTCCAATCCGCCTTCTTCACGGACGAAATCTGCTGCTTGCGCAATTTCAAGTGCATGCCACATTTCTTTATTCGTTGCTTCCTCATACCCAAATTGAAGGTTAGACCGAATAGTCCCACTAAAAAGAACTGCTTGCTGTTGAGTAATAGAAATAACCTCATGCAGATTATGCTGACTTAACTTTTTAACTGGAACACCATCAACTTTAATCTCCCCGCTTTCAATATCAAATAACCGCGGAATTAAGTTAACCAAAGCTGATTTACCTGAACCAGTCCCTCCAATAATCGCTAAAGTCTGACCCGCTGTAACTTTAAAGTTTAAGTCATGCAAAGCTAGTCTTTCTGCCCCATGGAAACGAAAATCAACATTTTTAAATTCAAGGGAAGCTGGTTGATTAATCGAAATCTTTTCTTGATCCTTTTCCGGTGCATTATGAATACTGATTGGCTGGTCCAAGACAGCATTAACTCGGGTAGCAGATGCCGATGCTCGGGGAACAAAGACAAAGATCATTGAAAGCATCATAAAGCTAATCATAATCTGAGTGGCATATGTCATAAAGGCAATTAAATCCCCTACTTGCATGCTCATATTAGCTACAAGATGACCACCCAGTAGAATAATGGCAACATTTGTCATTCCTAAAATAAGCGTTACCACTGGGAATAGTGTCGAAACAATTGTAAAGGCCTTGATTCCGGTTTGCGTGTAGTCCTCGTTTGCTTTTTTGAAGCGATTTTGTTCCCGCTCTTCCTGCCGAAAAGCACGAATAACTCGAACTCCTGTTAGCCCTTCCCGAAAGATTAAGTTAATGCGATCAGTTTTTTTCTGAATGCTCTTGAATAACGGAACCGCAAAGTACATAACTGCCATGAC is part of the Limosilactobacillus reuteri genome and encodes:
- a CDS encoding ABC transporter ATP-binding protein — protein: MIRIARKNLAFWATIGAIFFLLIQVSCDLYLPTVTADLVNRGIVQKDMGVIWNEGIKMIIVAAIGLVAAGLNVYFAATQSMKVGEKLRSQIYHKVLRFSNREMDEFGDSSLITRSTNDIVQIQNVMVQMLRMMLQSPVMLVAACVLAYVREPQLTKVFFISLPVLAIIVMAVMYFAVPLFKSIQKKTDRINLIFREGLTGVRVIRAFRQEEREQNRFKKANEDYTQTGIKAFTIVSTLFPVVTLILGMTNVAIILLGGHLVANMSMQVGDLIAFMTYATQIMISFMMLSMIFVFVPRASASATRVNAVLDQPISIHNAPEKDQEKISINQPASLEFKNVDFRFHGAERLALHDLNFKVTAGQTLAIIGGTGSGKSALVNLIPRLFDIESGEIKVDGVPVKKLSQHNLHEVISITQQQAVLFSGTIRSNLQFGYEEATNKEMWHALEIAQAADFVREEGGLDAVVEQNGSNFSGGQRQRLAIARTIIKPASIYVFDDSFSALDFETDAKLRAALAKDPQIQRAVTVIVAQRISTVVDADQIIVLEEGRVVGQGTHQELKAHNETYQQIIKSQVEKGDVDRA